The proteins below come from a single Parafrankia discariae genomic window:
- a CDS encoding 2'-5' RNA ligase family protein yields the protein MAIGVPEPFRTELQDWRERLGDPNAALIVPHVTLLGPTEVPATQLPAVERHLAEVAGGAEPFVIHLRGSGTFRPLSAVVFVTLAMGISCCEFLEKAVRSGPLDRPVRFSYHPHVTVAHDVDEESLDRAFELLAEYRAQFEVTGFGLYERGDDCAWRQLRHFPFAGGGGRPGDRTTGSG from the coding sequence GTGGCGATCGGTGTTCCGGAACCTTTCCGGACCGAGCTCCAGGACTGGCGGGAACGGCTCGGTGATCCGAATGCGGCGCTCATTGTGCCGCATGTCACGCTGCTCGGCCCGACCGAAGTGCCCGCCACCCAGCTTCCCGCCGTCGAGCGTCACCTGGCGGAGGTCGCCGGCGGCGCCGAGCCGTTCGTGATCCATCTGCGCGGTTCGGGCACCTTCCGGCCGCTGTCGGCGGTGGTGTTCGTGACCCTCGCCATGGGAATCTCCTGCTGCGAGTTTCTGGAGAAGGCCGTCCGGTCCGGCCCGTTGGACCGTCCCGTGCGCTTCTCGTACCACCCGCATGTCACGGTCGCGCACGATGTCGACGAAGAGTCGCTGGACCGTGCCTTCGAGTTGCTGGCGGAATATCGGGCGCAGTTCGAGGTGACAGGTTTCGGGCTCTACGAACGCGGCGATGACTGCGCCTGGCGCCAGTTGCGTCATTTTCCCTTCGCGGGCGGGGGTGGCAGGCCGGGTGACAGGACCACGGGAAGCGGTTAA
- a CDS encoding serine hydrolase domain-containing protein, which produces MDALKQLDTWPVRTAAAVVLGSPGTAVQLGVAGDPTVRFRLASVSKLMSAYAVLVAIEEGALTLDEPAGPESSTVAHLLAHASGLAFSGDRVLARPGTRRIYSNTGFEELGRHLERVTDIPFDVYLTEAVFRPLGMGTAVLDGSPAHAVTATLADVGAFAAELLAPSLVSAATFTAATSVAFPGLSGVLPGFGAQHPNDWGLGFEIRGIKSPHWTGATNSPETFGHFGRSGTFVWVDPAVNVACVVLTDRDFGDWAGAAWPALSADVLAELAVTGTA; this is translated from the coding sequence ATGGACGCGCTCAAGCAGCTGGACACGTGGCCCGTGCGGACGGCCGCGGCCGTCGTACTGGGGTCGCCAGGCACGGCCGTTCAGCTCGGTGTCGCCGGCGATCCGACGGTCAGGTTCCGGCTCGCGTCGGTCTCCAAGCTGATGAGCGCCTACGCGGTGCTCGTCGCGATCGAGGAGGGCGCCCTCACTCTGGACGAGCCGGCCGGCCCGGAGTCGTCGACGGTGGCGCACCTGCTCGCCCACGCCTCCGGTCTCGCGTTCTCGGGTGACCGGGTGCTGGCCCGCCCGGGCACCCGCCGCATCTACTCGAACACCGGTTTCGAGGAGCTCGGGCGTCATCTCGAGCGGGTGACGGACATCCCCTTCGATGTTTACCTGACGGAAGCCGTTTTCCGGCCGCTGGGAATGGGGACAGCGGTGCTCGACGGTTCGCCGGCGCATGCGGTGACGGCCACGCTGGCGGATGTCGGAGCGTTCGCCGCGGAACTGCTGGCGCCCAGCCTGGTCTCCGCGGCCACGTTCACCGCGGCGACGTCGGTGGCCTTCCCGGGCCTTTCGGGGGTGCTTCCGGGTTTCGGCGCGCAGCACCCGAACGACTGGGGCCTCGGGTTCGAGATTCGCGGAATTAAGAGCCCGCACTGGACGGGTGCGACCAACAGTCCCGAGACTTTCGGTCATTTCGGGCGCTCGGGAACCTTCGTCTGGGTCGACCCCGCGGTGAACGTGGCGTGCGTAGTACTGACCGATCGGGATTTCGGTGACTGGGCGGGGGCGGCCTGGCCGGCTCTCTCCGCGGACGTCCTGGCCGAGCTCGCGGTGACCGGGACGGCCTGA
- a CDS encoding NAD(P)/FAD-dependent oxidoreductase, translating into MPTHAPSPVRAAGPGTGNGPPVDLLVVGAGPAGSAAALRALQLRPGARVVIVDAADFPRDKTCGDGIAPHGVDVLRALGVTDVTSGYRPVDRMRLRTPGGAEVATPSERATHVIPREVFDARLVAAARARGAEFLRRRVRSLEVAAGDRGEPVVTVDGGVLRARVVVGADGANSTVRRALGIAPNPPEGLAIAVRAYADAPKDDRPPEQLIEMTDEGWPAYAWSFPIGDGRANIGYGMLRSRLRAAGTTPKAVLHGTLARLLPDTPAYEGTLRAHHLPLSTHRPRLPDGPVLLAGDAASLINPLTGEGIYYALLSGSLAGQAAITDPGPPAGRAYRRALDGELGRHLRHTSLLAGFAGRHRPLMDAAVRSASRRTELYDSLVEIGLGKGTIPAGSLARLGLRRVLTSTR; encoded by the coding sequence GTGCCCACCCACGCACCCAGCCCCGTCCGCGCCGCCGGCCCCGGCACCGGGAACGGGCCGCCTGTAGACCTGCTCGTGGTCGGCGCCGGCCCGGCGGGCAGCGCGGCGGCGCTGCGGGCGCTGCAACTGCGGCCCGGCGCCCGGGTCGTGATCGTCGACGCCGCCGACTTCCCCCGCGACAAGACCTGCGGGGACGGCATCGCGCCACACGGCGTGGACGTCCTGCGCGCGCTCGGCGTCACCGACGTGACCAGCGGATACCGCCCGGTGGACCGGATGCGCCTGCGCACGCCTGGCGGTGCCGAGGTCGCCACGCCGTCCGAGCGGGCGACGCATGTGATCCCGCGGGAGGTCTTCGACGCCCGGCTCGTCGCCGCCGCGCGCGCCCGCGGCGCCGAGTTCCTCCGGCGGCGGGTGCGCTCGCTGGAGGTCGCCGCCGGCGACAGGGGCGAACCGGTGGTGACGGTGGACGGCGGCGTGCTGCGCGCCCGGGTCGTCGTCGGCGCGGACGGGGCGAACTCGACCGTGCGCCGGGCGCTGGGCATCGCGCCGAACCCACCCGAGGGCCTCGCGATCGCCGTCCGCGCCTACGCGGACGCGCCCAAGGACGACCGCCCGCCCGAGCAGCTCATCGAGATGACGGACGAGGGCTGGCCGGCCTACGCCTGGTCGTTCCCGATCGGGGACGGCCGGGCCAACATCGGGTACGGCATGCTCCGCTCGCGGCTGCGCGCCGCGGGCACGACGCCGAAGGCCGTCCTGCACGGAACGCTGGCCCGGCTGCTGCCGGACACCCCCGCCTACGAGGGCACCCTGCGCGCGCATCACCTGCCGTTGTCCACGCACCGCCCCCGGCTGCCGGACGGACCCGTGCTCCTCGCCGGGGACGCCGCGTCGCTGATCAACCCGTTGACCGGCGAGGGCATCTACTACGCCCTGCTGTCGGGATCGCTGGCCGGCCAGGCGGCGATCACCGACCCGGGCCCGCCCGCCGGACGGGCCTACCGACGGGCGCTGGACGGCGAACTCGGCCGGCACCTGCGGCACACCTCGCTGCTCGCCGGGTTCGCCGGGCGCCACCGCCCGCTGATGGACGCCGCGGTCCGCTCCGCCAGCCGCCGCACCGAGCTGTACGACAGCCTCGTCGAGATCGGACTGGGCAAGGGGACGATCCCGGCCGGGTCGCTGGCCCGGCTGGGGCTGCGGCGCGTGCTCACCTCAACGCGCTGA
- the mdh gene encoding malate dehydrogenase has translation MPGKVTVVGAGFYGSTTAQRLAEYNIFDTVVIIDIVEGKPQGQALDLNQSRSIEGFETKIVGTNDYADTAGSDVVVITAGLPRKPGMSRMDLIEVNAKIVRQVSESIAKTSPDAVVIVVSNPLDEMTALAANVLGFPRSRVLGQAGMLDTARFTDFVAETLNVPVGSVKTLTLGSHGDTMVPVPSQCTVDGKPLSDLLPADKIEELVNRTRNGGAEVVALLKTGSAYYAPSAAAARMVKAVAEDSGAVMPVCAWVQGEFGISDVYLGVPAQIGAGGVKKVVEIDLTGSELAALKTAAEAVRAKQADVASL, from the coding sequence ATGCCCGGAAAAGTCACTGTCGTCGGGGCCGGTTTCTACGGTTCGACGACCGCGCAGCGACTGGCTGAGTACAACATCTTCGACACGGTCGTCATCATCGACATCGTTGAGGGCAAGCCGCAGGGCCAGGCGCTCGACCTCAACCAGTCCCGGTCGATCGAGGGCTTTGAGACCAAGATCGTCGGGACGAACGACTACGCCGACACCGCCGGTTCCGACGTGGTCGTCATCACCGCCGGCCTGCCCCGCAAGCCGGGCATGAGCCGGATGGACCTCATCGAGGTCAACGCCAAGATCGTCCGTCAGGTGTCGGAGAGCATCGCGAAGACGTCGCCGGACGCGGTCGTCATCGTGGTCTCCAACCCGCTCGACGAGATGACCGCGCTGGCCGCGAACGTGCTGGGCTTCCCGCGCTCGCGGGTGCTCGGCCAGGCGGGCATGCTCGACACCGCCCGCTTCACCGACTTCGTCGCGGAGACGCTGAACGTGCCGGTCGGGTCGGTGAAGACCCTCACGCTGGGCTCGCACGGCGACACGATGGTCCCGGTGCCCTCGCAGTGCACCGTCGACGGCAAGCCACTGAGCGACCTCCTCCCGGCGGACAAGATCGAGGAGCTGGTCAACCGGACCCGCAACGGCGGCGCGGAGGTTGTCGCGCTGCTCAAGACCGGTTCGGCCTACTACGCCCCGTCCGCGGCGGCGGCCCGCATGGTCAAGGCGGTCGCCGAGGACTCCGGCGCCGTCATGCCGGTCTGCGCCTGGGTGCAGGGCGAGTTCGGCATCTCCGACGTCTACCTCGGTGTGCCCGCGCAGATCGGCGCCGGGGGTGTGAAGAAGGTCGTCGAGATCGACCTGACCGGCTCCGAGCTCGCCGCGCTCAAGACGGCCGCCGAGGCCGTGCGCGCCAAGCAGGCGGACGTCGCCAGCCTCTAG
- a CDS encoding DUF3017 domain-containing protein: protein MGRSSRRRSAGAATGGRLGRIVFGGILGGVALGLLFVSQDYWRRGLLTAGGVLLVAAVLRLCLPTRQVGMLAVRGRVFDTVTLVVLGVAVIVLTCTVPYSGG from the coding sequence GTGGGCCGGTCATCCCGCCGCCGGTCGGCGGGGGCGGCGACCGGCGGCCGCCTTGGCCGGATCGTCTTCGGCGGCATTCTCGGCGGTGTCGCGCTGGGCCTGCTCTTCGTCTCACAGGACTACTGGCGGCGGGGGCTGCTCACCGCTGGCGGTGTCCTTCTTGTGGCCGCCGTACTGCGGCTGTGCCTCCCCACCCGGCAGGTGGGGATGCTCGCCGTGCGCGGCCGGGTCTTCGACACCGTGACCCTCGTCGTGCTGGGTGTGGCTGTGATCGTGCTCACCTGCACCGTCCCGTACAGCGGCGGCTGA
- a CDS encoding FHA domain-containing protein: MDGPSLRIERTGEVVELTEDVTTVGRGPGVHVSLPDTSVSRLHAEIVRRGPYVYVADLGLSRNGTRVNGRLVGRKVLSDGDVVRFGAAGVRVLDERPDLAAGGPAHLADQTLSPSGNGIRDDEPPALTSLEDLAGTTAGMRVPDPPDLTRREWDVLRALCRPLTEPGVFVMPRSAREIARDLVVTEGAVKQHLLRLYRKFGIGPGPNRRGRLANEAVRLGVVRPVDDVMAPPG, encoded by the coding sequence GTGGACGGGCCGAGTCTGCGGATCGAACGGACAGGTGAGGTCGTCGAGCTGACCGAGGATGTGACCACCGTGGGGCGCGGGCCGGGCGTGCACGTCTCGCTCCCGGACACCAGCGTCTCCCGGCTGCACGCCGAGATCGTCCGCCGCGGGCCGTATGTGTACGTGGCCGATCTCGGGCTGTCGCGCAACGGCACCCGGGTGAACGGACGTCTCGTCGGCCGCAAGGTGCTCTCGGACGGTGACGTCGTCCGGTTCGGGGCGGCGGGGGTGCGGGTCCTGGACGAGCGGCCCGACCTGGCCGCCGGGGGGCCTGCCCACCTGGCGGACCAGACGCTGTCACCGAGCGGGAACGGCATCCGGGACGACGAGCCACCGGCCCTCACCAGCCTGGAGGACCTGGCCGGCACGACCGCCGGGATGCGCGTCCCCGACCCGCCCGACCTGACGCGCCGCGAATGGGATGTGCTGCGCGCCCTGTGCCGTCCCCTCACCGAGCCGGGCGTCTTCGTGATGCCTCGCTCGGCGCGGGAGATCGCCCGCGACCTCGTCGTCACCGAGGGGGCGGTCAAACAGCACCTGCTCCGCCTGTACCGCAAGTTCGGGATCGGGCCCGGGCCGAACCGCCGCGGGCGCCTCGCGAACGAGGCTGTCCGACTCGGAGTGGTGCGGCCGGTGGACGACGTGATGGCTCCACCGGGCTGA
- the purH gene encoding bifunctional phosphoribosylaminoimidazolecarboxamide formyltransferase/IMP cyclohydrolase: MPARLVVLASGAGTTLQAVLDACADPAFGAQVVAVGTDRPGTGAQRRAEAVGVPVFTVRLEECADRAAFNDATAARIAEHAPDLLVLAGYMKILSSQVIGRFPTVNTHPSLLPAFPGAHAVRDALAAGVRVSGVTVHWVDEGVDTGPVIDQAAVPIEPTDDEDALRARIQAVERRLFVAVIGRVVRRELPLGGARVGSTGAGEATTGPVLAAGPRTGHDQVESARAGGEPALAGRAGGSGTAGSSAAGSGAGGVHAERHHADGGIVEGSGGVMAGESGTGTGPGGTSGAAGSAGGAPGDRPAEGSTELVATGHRRLRRALVSVYDKAGLEELAAAFVEAGVEVVSTGSTAEVLARHGVAVTPVSTVTGFPEVLGGRVKTLHPRVHAGLLADLRNAEHAAVLAELDIEPFDLLVVNLYPFRETVASGATEDEAIEQIDIGGPAMLRAAAKNHASVAVVVAPRDYGDLAAAVRGSGFDLPTRRRLAARAFAHTASYDAAVASWFASALAPDDTARETGWPDVLAAQWHRSSVLRYGENPHQRAALYVGEDGGPGLASARQLHGKPMSYNNYTDTDAAWRSVFDFADPAVAVIKHANPCGIAVGATVAEAHRKAHACDPVSAFGGVIAVNRPVSVELAEQIAEIFTEVVVAPDYEPGAVEILARKPSIRLLVCAPPAHPRGVEMRQVSGGMLLQSRDALDTPGDHPSRWTLEAGSPVDDSVLADLGFAWRAVRSVKSNAILLAADNATVGVGMGQVNRVDAARLAVTRAGDRAKGSVAASDAFFPFPDGFQVLADAGVRAVVEPGGSVRDDLVIAAARESGVALYFTGVRHFAH; the protein is encoded by the coding sequence GTGCCCGCTCGCCTAGTCGTCCTCGCCTCGGGGGCCGGCACCACCCTGCAGGCCGTCCTCGACGCCTGCGCGGACCCGGCCTTCGGCGCGCAGGTCGTCGCGGTCGGCACCGACCGGCCGGGCACGGGCGCCCAGCGGCGCGCGGAGGCGGTCGGGGTACCGGTGTTCACGGTGCGGCTCGAGGAGTGCGCCGATCGCGCCGCCTTCAACGACGCGACCGCCGCCCGGATCGCCGAGCACGCGCCGGACCTACTCGTCCTCGCCGGGTACATGAAGATCCTCAGTAGTCAGGTGATCGGCCGGTTTCCCACGGTGAACACCCATCCCTCGCTGCTCCCGGCCTTCCCGGGCGCCCACGCCGTGCGCGACGCGCTCGCCGCCGGCGTCCGGGTCAGCGGGGTGACCGTGCACTGGGTCGACGAAGGCGTCGACACCGGCCCGGTGATCGACCAGGCGGCCGTCCCGATCGAGCCCACCGACGACGAGGATGCGCTGCGGGCCCGCATCCAGGCGGTGGAACGGCGGCTGTTCGTGGCCGTCATCGGCCGTGTCGTCCGGCGGGAGCTCCCACTGGGGGGCGCGCGCGTGGGTAGTACGGGAGCGGGGGAGGCGACAACCGGCCCGGTGCTCGCCGCCGGCCCGCGCACCGGCCATGATCAGGTGGAGTCCGCCCGCGCGGGCGGTGAGCCGGCACTCGCCGGTCGCGCCGGCGGGAGCGGCACTGCCGGGAGCAGTGCCGCCGGGAGCGGCGCCGGCGGGGTCCACGCCGAGAGACATCATGCCGACGGAGGCATCGTGGAAGGTTCAGGAGGGGTCATGGCGGGGGAATCGGGCACGGGCACGGGACCTGGTGGCACGAGCGGGGCTGCGGGCAGCGCGGGCGGGGCACCCGGCGACCGGCCCGCCGAGGGATCGACGGAGCTGGTGGCGACGGGCCACCGGAGGCTGCGCCGGGCCCTGGTGAGCGTCTACGACAAGGCCGGCCTGGAGGAGCTCGCCGCCGCGTTCGTCGAGGCGGGGGTCGAGGTGGTCTCCACCGGTTCGACGGCCGAGGTACTGGCCCGCCACGGCGTGGCGGTCACCCCGGTCAGCACGGTCACCGGCTTCCCGGAGGTGCTCGGCGGCCGGGTGAAGACGCTGCACCCGCGGGTGCACGCCGGTCTGCTGGCGGACCTGCGCAACGCCGAGCACGCGGCCGTCCTCGCCGAGCTCGACATCGAGCCGTTCGACCTGCTTGTCGTGAACCTCTACCCGTTCCGTGAGACGGTCGCCTCGGGCGCGACCGAGGACGAGGCGATCGAGCAGATCGACATCGGTGGCCCGGCCATGCTGCGGGCGGCGGCGAAGAACCACGCCTCGGTCGCCGTGGTGGTCGCGCCGCGGGACTACGGCGACCTGGCCGCGGCCGTTCGCGGGTCCGGCTTTGATCTTCCCACCCGGCGCCGGCTGGCGGCCCGCGCCTTCGCACACACCGCGTCCTACGACGCGGCGGTAGCCTCCTGGTTCGCCAGCGCGCTGGCCCCCGACGACACCGCCCGCGAGACCGGCTGGCCGGATGTCCTCGCGGCCCAGTGGCACCGGTCCAGCGTCCTGCGGTACGGCGAGAACCCGCACCAGCGCGCCGCGCTGTACGTCGGCGAGGACGGCGGTCCGGGGCTCGCGTCCGCGCGCCAGCTCCACGGCAAGCCGATGTCCTACAACAACTACACCGACACCGACGCGGCCTGGCGGTCGGTGTTCGACTTCGCGGATCCGGCCGTCGCGGTGATCAAGCACGCCAACCCGTGCGGGATCGCCGTCGGTGCCACCGTCGCCGAGGCGCACCGCAAGGCCCACGCCTGCGACCCGGTGTCGGCGTTCGGTGGCGTGATCGCGGTGAACCGCCCGGTGAGCGTGGAGCTCGCCGAGCAGATCGCGGAGATCTTCACCGAGGTCGTGGTGGCGCCCGACTACGAGCCCGGGGCGGTCGAGATCCTCGCCCGCAAGCCGTCGATCCGGCTGCTCGTCTGCGCGCCGCCGGCCCACCCGCGCGGGGTCGAGATGCGCCAGGTCAGTGGCGGGATGCTGTTGCAGTCACGCGATGCGCTCGACACCCCCGGCGACCACCCGTCGAGGTGGACGCTCGAGGCCGGCTCGCCGGTCGACGACAGCGTCCTCGCCGACCTCGGCTTCGCCTGGCGCGCGGTTCGCTCGGTGAAGTCGAACGCGATCCTGCTCGCCGCGGACAACGCGACCGTCGGAGTCGGCATGGGTCAGGTCAACCGGGTGGACGCGGCGCGTCTCGCCGTGACCCGCGCCGGCGACCGGGCGAAGGGCTCGGTGGCCGCGAGCGACGCGTTCTTCCCGTTCCCCGACGGCTTCCAGGTCCTCGCCGACGCGGGTGTGCGGGCGGTCGTCGAGCCGGGCGGATCGGTGCGTGACGACCTTGTGATCGCGGCCGCGCGGGAGTCCGGCGTCGCGCTGTACTTCACCGGCGTCCGGCACTTCGCGCACTGA
- a CDS encoding helix-turn-helix domain-containing protein, with amino-acid sequence MPSTSKALRVQAIHLRSLGWTYQRIALELRLRHRVNARVAYRLAHGWTQEEVARRWNERWPGPGVAKTGKTISYWEVWPARGGRAPSAHTLARLAALYHCRPGDLLDGTDHDDLDELPGRAPSECGPRRALSRYRHLDQGSFAAAGEEREPLAAPTGHSRGPAGAAGPVSPCADPHCGCHGGAGETVDLVRAPVMAMTHQDAPGAPLVPGRAA; translated from the coding sequence ATGCCGAGCACGTCGAAGGCGCTGCGGGTCCAGGCGATCCACCTGCGCTCCCTGGGCTGGACCTACCAGCGCATCGCCCTGGAGCTGCGCCTGCGCCATCGCGTCAACGCGCGCGTCGCGTACCGCCTGGCCCATGGCTGGACGCAGGAGGAGGTGGCCCGGCGGTGGAACGAGCGCTGGCCCGGCCCGGGCGTGGCCAAGACCGGTAAGACGATCTCGTACTGGGAGGTCTGGCCGGCCCGTGGCGGCCGAGCCCCCTCGGCGCACACCCTGGCCCGGCTCGCGGCGCTCTACCACTGCCGCCCCGGCGACCTGCTCGACGGGACGGATCACGACGACCTGGACGAGCTGCCCGGCCGGGCGCCGTCCGAATGCGGCCCCCGCCGTGCTCTGAGCCGGTATCGCCATCTGGATCAGGGCTCCTTCGCCGCCGCGGGTGAGGAGCGGGAGCCGCTGGCCGCGCCGACCGGCCACTCCCGTGGGCCGGCCGGCGCCGCGGGCCCCGTGTCGCCGTGCGCCGATCCCCACTGCGGCTGCCACGGGGGCGCCGGCGAGACCGTCGACCTGGTTCGCGCGCCGGTCATGGCGATGACGCATCAGGACGCCCCCGGAGCACCCCTCGTCCCGGGCCGCGCGGCGTGA
- a CDS encoding cell division protein PerM, translating into MRNSGALTGAVRGREPAVDPAGAADSEQAAGGPPRAWRRLGRPVVSAVTTSAIGLVVIELVVLVVWGTDTNSSAGPDTAARVGADLWLLAHGATIHLPGGTVDFLPVGLALLPLLAATTAAHRRAAGNLERLPPARGRRPPALRPSSLRPGRSARAGTPPPWGALGRDVALVAGTQTVFVLLVALAVSAPAARPDLLTVVVGALSFSVTGASIGALSGYGALRSAWRALPGMVRVPVAAAFTSFTALLGASAFGVAVVLAATLPEIAAADRGLGTGVVGGVGLAAVQLAVLPNLVVWALAYTLGPGFGTGGGFVRPDAVHPAMLPDLPVFAALPPGPLPRPGWLVLALVPVVAGIMLAVSVRRCAGQVSHRRRLAAVLAAAGLGGVLMMLAAHLSAGRLGEASGRFGPTGWSVGLAAAGELAAVAVVVSCLVELVARRAGQPFVAGSVRNASLKRRLHSSSAWADRASRRHS; encoded by the coding sequence GTGCGAAACTCCGGCGCGTTGACCGGGGCCGTCCGCGGGCGCGAGCCCGCCGTGGACCCTGCCGGCGCCGCCGACTCCGAGCAGGCCGCCGGCGGGCCGCCACGAGCCTGGCGGCGCCTCGGCCGTCCAGTCGTCAGCGCCGTCACGACCAGCGCCATCGGGCTGGTCGTCATCGAACTCGTCGTGCTTGTCGTGTGGGGAACGGACACCAACTCGTCCGCCGGCCCGGACACCGCGGCCCGGGTCGGCGCGGACCTCTGGCTGCTCGCGCACGGCGCCACCATCCACCTGCCCGGCGGGACCGTCGACTTCCTCCCGGTCGGGCTGGCGCTGCTTCCCCTCCTCGCGGCGACGACCGCCGCGCACCGCCGGGCCGCCGGCAACCTCGAACGGCTGCCGCCGGCGCGGGGCCGGCGCCCGCCCGCCCTGCGTCCGTCGAGTCTGCGCCCGGGCCGCTCGGCGCGGGCCGGGACACCGCCGCCCTGGGGAGCACTGGGCCGCGACGTCGCGCTGGTCGCCGGCACCCAGACGGTCTTCGTCCTGCTGGTCGCCCTCGCCGTGTCGGCGCCGGCCGCCCGCCCGGATCTCCTCACCGTCGTGGTGGGCGCGCTGTCCTTCAGCGTGACCGGAGCGTCGATCGGAGCCCTCTCCGGCTACGGCGCGCTGCGGTCGGCCTGGCGCGCCCTGCCCGGCATGGTCCGGGTGCCCGTCGCGGCCGCGTTCACCTCGTTCACCGCGCTGCTGGGCGCCTCCGCCTTCGGGGTCGCCGTGGTCCTGGCCGCGACTCTGCCCGAGATCGCCGCGGCCGACCGTGGCCTGGGCACCGGCGTGGTCGGTGGCGTCGGGCTGGCCGCCGTCCAGCTCGCGGTACTTCCCAACCTGGTCGTCTGGGCGCTGGCGTACACGCTGGGCCCGGGTTTCGGTACCGGCGGCGGGTTCGTCCGGCCGGACGCGGTGCACCCGGCGATGCTGCCTGACCTGCCGGTCTTCGCCGCCCTGCCGCCCGGCCCGCTGCCCCGGCCCGGCTGGCTCGTGCTGGCTCTGGTGCCCGTCGTCGCCGGGATCATGCTCGCGGTGTCGGTGCGCCGCTGCGCCGGGCAGGTCAGTCACCGGCGTCGGCTGGCGGCGGTGCTGGCCGCGGCGGGTCTCGGCGGCGTGCTGATGATGCTCGCCGCGCATCTGTCGGCCGGTCGGCTGGGCGAGGCCTCCGGCCGTTTCGGGCCGACGGGATGGTCGGTGGGGCTGGCCGCCGCGGGGGAGCTGGCCGCGGTGGCCGTCGTGGTGTCCTGCCTGGTCGAGCTGGTGGCGCGGCGGGCCGGTCAGCCCTTCGTGGCCGGCTCGGTGCGCAACGCCTCGCTGAAGCGGCGGCTGCACTCGTCGAGCGCCTGGGCCGACCGCGCCTCGCGCCGGCACTCCTGA
- the sucD gene encoding succinate--CoA ligase subunit alpha, producing MAIWLDENSRVVVQGITGGEGSKHTRRMLAAGTKVVAGVNARKVGQQVEGVPVFGSVADAMAETGANVSVIFVPPRFTKDAALEAIDAAIPLAVVITEGVPVHDTTEFFAYSQSKGTTRIIGPNCPGIASPGVSNAGIIPADITPGGRIGLVSKSGTLTYQMMYELREFGFSTCVGIGGDPVIGTTHIDALDAFQADPGTDAIVMIGEIGGDAEERAAAHIDAHVTKPVVGYVAGFTAPEGKTMGHAGAIVSGSSGTAQAKKEALEKAGVRVGKTPTETARLMADIMRSL from the coding sequence ATGGCAATCTGGCTTGACGAGAACAGCCGCGTGGTGGTGCAGGGCATCACCGGTGGCGAGGGCAGCAAGCACACCCGGCGGATGCTGGCGGCGGGCACCAAGGTCGTCGCCGGCGTGAACGCGCGCAAGGTCGGCCAGCAGGTCGAGGGGGTCCCGGTCTTCGGTTCGGTGGCCGACGCCATGGCCGAGACCGGCGCGAACGTCTCAGTGATCTTCGTTCCGCCGAGGTTCACCAAGGACGCCGCGCTCGAGGCGATCGACGCCGCGATCCCGCTCGCCGTCGTCATCACCGAGGGCGTGCCGGTGCACGACACGACCGAGTTCTTCGCCTACTCGCAGTCCAAGGGCACGACCCGGATCATCGGGCCGAACTGCCCCGGAATCGCCAGCCCGGGCGTCTCCAACGCCGGCATCATCCCCGCCGACATCACGCCGGGTGGGCGGATCGGCCTGGTCAGCAAGAGCGGCACGCTGACCTACCAGATGATGTACGAGCTGCGTGAGTTCGGTTTCTCGACCTGTGTCGGCATCGGCGGTGACCCGGTCATCGGGACCACGCACATCGACGCCCTCGACGCGTTCCAGGCCGACCCGGGCACCGACGCCATCGTCATGATCGGTGAGATCGGCGGTGACGCGGAAGAGCGCGCCGCGGCCCACATCGACGCGCACGTGACGAAGCCCGTCGTGGGTTACGTCGCCGGGTTCACCGCGCCGGAGGGCAAGACCATGGGCCACGCCGGCGCGATCGTCTCGGGCTCCTCGGGCACCGCGCAGGCGAAGAAGGAGGCCCTCGAGAAGGCCGGCGTGCGTGTCGGCAAGACCCCAACCGAAACCGCGCGGCTGATGGCTGACATCATGCGGTCGTTGTAG